The stretch of DNA GGAGCCTAAACGAACAAACCTCCGAAACTCCATATTAGTTATTTTCAAATCAACCAACAAAAAATAGTCCATAAGTGCTTGAATGTGTGCATCTTTTGAATAGGAATCGCAAGAGGTACAGTACCACTGCTGTTTCTTACGAATAAGATGTAGATGCTTGCAGAAAGGACAGTGGACACCGGTTAACAAATCCGTCTTTTGAATACCATATTTTTTTAGTATTTGAATAGTAGGTGGAGTATTCATTTTCAGTAGGAGTCTGCCAAGCTTACGGAGATCTTTTTTAGTGAGGACGGGTTCGGTGAACGTTTTTTCCACGTATTCAATCCGATTCAGCATCACATCAGCTTTACAAATTCGTGGTTTCACTTTGTACGAATTTTTCCCTGTAACGATGTAGGAAGCGTAACTGTTACTGATGACAACTAAATACACGATTGGAACAGGTGGGAAATGATGAGCCCGAAGCAGTTCTTGGATATACTTTTTGTGCCGTTCTGCTTGCGCAATCGGATAATCGTAACCTTTTTCTTTCTCATTGTTATTTTGGATAAACTGTTCGTTATCAGTATCGAAGGTTAATTTTCCAGCCATATTTTTCACATCAATAATAAGACCGAACTCTGGAGTTAATAGAAAAGTATCAATTTGACAATTGTAATCACCGTCAGGAAGGTTTAAATCGTGGAAAATCATGTACTTTTGTTGTGGAAGCAACCGGTAATAGTAGTCAAGAGCTTTCTCACCTTGATAGCCAGCAGAGCGCCTTCCTACTTCTTCTAAAACTTGCTGATATTTTTCGTGACTTAGGGGGAGACGACGCAATAAAGCCTGTAAGATGAGTAACCTCAAAGGAATAGACCTTTCTTTTATAATCAAACATTATCACTCCTTTCATTTTAATTAATAAAGTTCTAATAAAAATAGGAAAATCCTGCCGAATTATATCGAATCATGCAAATAATTTTTTAGGTGAAAATTTTATGAGCGAATCTACTGATCTTATGAGCGAATTCCAGCCAGATATGAGCGAATGTAAGTAACTTATCAGCGAATCCCCAAACCAGTCCATTTTATTTGATAATACCCCAGAACAGCGCTACCATTAATTTGAAAACCAAAGGAGGAAAAATAATGACTTCTATTCAACAAAGGGGTATCGAACGGATTTGGACGGTGGAACATCGCCAGAATAGTCCGATTCATATAGCAGGAATGGTGTTAGATCCAAATAAAATGAAAGAATCAGATCCTTTTCTTTTTTTAGCAGAGGATTGGTTTAAAAAAGGAACATTTGACTTCCATCCCCACCGCGGCATCGAGACCGTTACCTATGTCATCGAAGGGAAACTCGAGCATCAAGATAATAAAGCCGGTAAAGGGGAGCTGGAACCGGGTGATGTTCAATGGATGACGGCCGGAAAAGGTGTGATTCACATCGAGGATCCAGCCGAAGGGGAGACCGTGCATTCCTTGCAGCTTTGGGTGAACCTGCCCCGTGAACATAAAATGGCAGAACCGCGCTATCAAAATCTTCGTGCGAAAGACATGCCAGTCCGTAAAGAAGACGGAGCTTTAATTAGGATTTTCTCTGGTTCCTCAGGTGGCATTCAGTCTGATACGAAAAACTATGTTCCAGTAACTATGGTTGAAATCAATGTCGAACCGGGTTCATCGGTTACACAGGACCTGCCGGGTGATTACAATGGTTTCATGTATATTTTAGAAGGAAAAGGACTTTTTGGAAAAAATCATACAGACGCTGAGAAGGGGCATGTTCTCTTGCTTGAGAAAGCGGAGCCGGGACAAGCGAGCGAAATCTCAATAAAGGCAGTAGAAAACCTTCGCGTCTTGTTATATGCTGGAAAGCCGTTAAACGAACCAATCGTAGCCAGAGGACCATTTGTCATGAATACCGAAGA from Bacillus sp. SLBN-46 encodes:
- a CDS encoding nuclease-related domain-containing protein, whose amino-acid sequence is MIIKERSIPLRLLILQALLRRLPLSHEKYQQVLEEVGRRSAGYQGEKALDYYYRLLPQQKYMIFHDLNLPDGDYNCQIDTFLLTPEFGLIIDVKNMAGKLTFDTDNEQFIQNNNEKEKGYDYPIAQAERHKKYIQELLRAHHFPPVPIVYLVVISNSYASYIVTGKNSYKVKPRICKADVMLNRIEYVEKTFTEPVLTKKDLRKLGRLLLKMNTPPTIQILKKYGIQKTDLLTGVHCPFCKHLHLIRKKQQWYCTSCDSYSKDAHIQALMDYFLLVDLKITNMEFRRFVRLGSIHIAGRLLLSANLDYTGKNKTRVYFMKNFPTQISIRE
- a CDS encoding pirin family protein, with product MTSIQQRGIERIWTVEHRQNSPIHIAGMVLDPNKMKESDPFLFLAEDWFKKGTFDFHPHRGIETVTYVIEGKLEHQDNKAGKGELEPGDVQWMTAGKGVIHIEDPAEGETVHSLQLWVNLPREHKMAEPRYQNLRAKDMPVRKEDGALIRIFSGSSGGIQSDTKNYVPVTMVEINVEPGSSVTQDLPGDYNGFMYILEGKGLFGKNHTDAEKGHVLLLEKAEPGQASEISIKAVENLRVLLYAGKPLNEPIVARGPFVMNTEEEIRQAYRDYMAGKFAE